A window of the Lactuca sativa cultivar Salinas chromosome 5, Lsat_Salinas_v11, whole genome shotgun sequence genome harbors these coding sequences:
- the LOC128126154 gene encoding protein FAR1-RELATED SEQUENCE 5-like, whose translation MITVMDDLDMHDIENNHLDEENHQFGYTDSEFLHNEENQSETKDMNDIGNDHYDEENHQFRSGDSEILDNDGNQLEIQVQSDNVAAEYGSCKEFIGAGGSLFWIPVVEPGWIPTLGSIFKDIKDAIKWYKGYALRSGFDIRKSTERKKSGITTSKYFICNRGGLPNTSILDTISDDHNKQLRNSNCKRTNCKAFVAFKAIPHSSKVYLWRFEQQHNHKLINQDCMHLSRAKRQLSVVDQAFIHKLSSAKVGATTAYRLMCVIKGGCEFVDGLEIDWKNFTRDINCHIGGTDANLLITKLQNRKENVTNFTYEYRCDKKQLNALFWADDTSKQNYELVGDVVSFDATYRTNRYCMVFVPFTGIDNHKRCVTFGAGLLCREDTNSYIWLLRSFLKCFGKAPIMVVTDQDPAMKKAIEIVFPYTKHRFCMWHITSKLPLKVSWETMNESDFKADFNSIVWDSKIVVNDFEMRWDALMVKYKLQDNKWMKDMFDLRSSWIPAYFKDVPMSGLMRTTSRSESENSAFNRVSHHGYTLNNFMNAFESVMETQRNNQIKFDFDTSTIIPIIKTPLEDMEKHASMVYTRTIFLMVQREILHSLVSCSQKSVTSGVVSDICIVKHKRTNISMKKVVVEKKEKVDIDSEWNFNTSEGDFEVEFNREDLTVKCSCMLFERFGIFCRHIFCILKIYDIQEIPSRYILKRWRRDIIPTTVLKRTFRYSDSSGNVEKVAYKAFSMLDQCLSSLSNDDKKLEEFMQKLEVFMTDIGEQGSDKVLVTKEDHIDKLYGATTNPEVVDVENPPMVKNKGSGTGKRLKSALEKATIQGNKQSRSCKTCGVKGHNSRKCLTLLNKSKVQSA comes from the exons ATGATaacagttatggatgatttggatATGCATGACATCGAAAACAATCATCTTGATGAAGAAAATCATCAGTTCGGTTATACTGATTCAGAGTTTCTTCATAACGAGGAAAATCAATCGGAAACCAAAG ATATGAATGACATCGGAAATGATCATTACGATGAAGAAAATCATCAATTCAGATCTGGTGATTCAGAGATTCTGGATAATGATGGAAATCAATTGGAAATCCAAG TTCAAAGTGACAATGTTGCAGCAGAATATGGATCTTGCAAAGAATTCATTGGAGCTGGTGGTTCTTTATTTTGGATTCCAGTGGTTGAACCTGGTTGGATACCTACTTTGGGTTCAatttttaaagatataaaagatGCTATTAAGTGGTATAAAGGATATGCATTAAGATCTGGTTTTGATATTAGAAAATCAACAGAGAGGAAAAAGAGTGGAATCACAACTTCGAAATATTTTATATGCAATAGAGGGGGATTGCCAAACACTTCTATCTTAGACACAATTAGTGATGATCATAATAAGCAATTGAGAAATAGTAATTGTAAACGCACAAATTGCAAAGCTTTTGTTGCATTCAAAGCTATACCACATTCTTCAAAAGTTTACCTGTGGCGCTTTGAACAACAACACAACCACAAATTGATCAATCAAGATTGTATGCATCTTTCAAGAGCTAAACGTCAGTTGAGTGTTGTTGATCAAGCTTTTATACATAAGCTTTCGAGTGCAAAGGTGGGGGCAACTACAGCATATAGACTAATGTGCGTTATAAAAGGAGGATGTGAATTTGTTGATGGACTAGAGATAGATTGGAAAAATTTTACAAGGGATATAAATTGTCACATCGGGGGAACTGATGCAAATTTGTTGATTACAAAGCTTCAGAATCGTAAAGAGAATGTTACAAATTTTACATACGAATACAGATGTGACAAGAAGCAGTTAAATGCTCTCTTTTGGGCTGATGACACTTCAAAACAAAACTATGAGTTAGTTGGGGACGTTGTTTCGTTTGATGCAACATATCGTACAAACAG gtATTGTATGGTATTTGTACCTTTTACTGGCATTGATAATCACAAAAGGTGCGTCACTTTTGGAGCTGGTTTGTTGTGTAGAGAAGATACAAATTCCTATATTTGGTTACTTCGGTCATTCTTGAAGTGTTTTGGAAAAGCACCAATCATGGTTGTGACCGATCAAGATCCAGCAATGAAAAAAGCTATTGAGATAGTATTTCCATACACAAAACATAGATTTTGTATGTGGCATATCACAAGTAAACTTCCATTGAAG GTAAGCTGGGAAACAATGAATGAATCAGATTTTAAGGCGGACTTCAATAGTATAGTATGGGACTCCAAAATTGTTGTCAATGATTTTGAAATGAGATGGGATGCATTAATGGTAAAATATAAGTTGCAAGACAATAAATGGATGAAAGATATGTTTGATTTGAGAAGCAGTTGGATTCCAGCCTATTTTAAAGATGTACCGATGTCAGGTCTAATGAGAACAACTTCTCGGTCAGAAAGTGAGAATTCAGCATTCAATAGGGTATCGCATCATGGTTATACGTTAAACAATTTTATGAATGCTTTTGAGTCTGTTATGGAAACGCAAAGGAATAATCAgatcaaatttgattttgatACATCTACTATAATTCCAATCATCAAAACACCTCTTGAAGATATGGAGAAACATGCATCTATGGTATACACCAGGACTATTTTTCTCATGGTGCAGAGGGAGATTCTTCATTCACTTGTTTCTTGTTCACAGAAGAGTGTTACATCAGGCGTTGTTTCTGACATATGCATTGTCAAACATAAAAGGACAAATATATCAATGAAGAAGGTAGTAGTtgagaaaaaagaaaaagttgaCATCGATTCTGAATGGAATTTTAACACAAGTGAAGGTGATTTTGAG GTTGAATTCAACAGAGAAGATCTAACGGTGAAATGTTCATGCATGCTTTTTGAGCGGTTTGGAATTTTTTGTAGACACATCTTCTGTATTCTAAAGATTTATGATATACAAGAGATTCCGTCAAGATACATTCTTAAGAGATGGAGAAGAGATATTATCCCCACCACAGTTTTGAAAAGGACGTTTAGATATAGTGATTCGTCTGGAAATGTTGAGAAGGTTGCATACAAAGCTTTTTCCATGCTTGATCAATGCCTGTCTTCATTAAGTAATGATGACAAGAAGTTAGAAGAGTTCATGCAGAAGCTTGAAGTTTTTATGACTGATATTGGTGAACAAGGTTCAGACAAAGTACTGGTTACAAAAGAAGATCATATTGATAAACTTTACGGAGCTACTACGAATCCTGAAGTTGTTGATGTTGAAAATCCACCTATGGTGAAGAATAAAGGTTCTGGTACAGGAAAACGTTTAAAAAGTGCTTTGGAGAAGGCTACTATTCAAGGTAACAAGCAATCAAGATCATGCAAAACATGTGGGGTTAAAGGGCATAATTCAAGGAAATGTTTGACATTGTTGAATAAATCCAAGGTACAAAGTGCATAG